From the genome of Xiphophorus couchianus chromosome 6, X_couchianus-1.0, whole genome shotgun sequence, one region includes:
- the mettl17 gene encoding methyltransferase-like protein 17, mitochondrial isoform X1, translating into MLSYRTVCFTKAWIKVVHLTVLKFISDTENMASRSYGACFLCHRAAVVNIMFRSVSSAALPQPKVDFLKGELHRKHPGVTNLKTVRLPEHLQLAAQSIIHRVRVPQFVERSQKLTNFLWSRKRAVEDLMLRQKAVSMEKELWEKSVQNIGRDVDEQLLGDRIRKKVLSELRRTTYRWTPLKYDEELSMVYMAARLAGGYAAVRRALNEIKKRDPSFAPQTLLDFGSGLGTVAWASHSCWDDSFREMVCVDSSAAMNVLAEQLLKGDDERAQPHIKHVYFRQFLPVSPKVQFDLVVAAFTLSELPNVNDRADAMTTLWRKTNSYLVLVENGTKEGHQMMLEARDVLLTKQEKVVHDPRPASVFAPCPHEMMCPKLAQKPVTPCNFHQRYHPLPLPGRHECQTEKFSYLILSRTEPAEPTPEGLDWGRLIAPVLCRTRHVHCHVCRSDGRLQHMVVTARKHSRDMYRCARNSEWGDQLPIVENVKEETKVHSDSES; encoded by the exons ATGCTCAGCTATCGTACGGTGTGCTTTACGAAAGCGTGGATCAAAGTTGTTCATTTAACGgtgttaaagtttatttctgatACCGAGAACATGGCGTCACGGAGTTACGGAGCCTGTTTTCTTTGTCATCGAGCGGCGGTGGTGAACATAATGTTCAGG aGTGTGAGTTCAGCAGCTCTTCCTCAGCCTAAGGTCGATTTCCTGAAAGGAGAACTTCACAGAAAGCATCCAGGTGTGACCAACCTGAAGACTGTCCGGCTACCCGAACATCTCCAGCTGGCTGCACAGTCCATCATTCACA GAGTTCGGGTGCCTCAGTTTGTAGAACGTTCTCAAAAGCTCACAAACTTCCTGTGGAGCCGGAAGAGAGCGGTGGAGGATTTGATGCTGAGGCAGAAAGCTGTGAGCATGGAGAAGGAACTGTGGGAGAAATCCGTGCAGAACATCGGAAGAG ATGTCGATGAACAGCTCCTGGGGGATCGCATCAGGAAGAAGGTTTTGTCGGAGCTCAGAAGAACGACGTATCGCTGGACGCCCCTAAA GTACGATGAAGAGCTGAGCATGGTGTACATGGCGGCTCGGCTGGCTGGAGGCTATGCAGCAGTGAGGAGAGCTTTAAATGAG ATAAAGAAGCGAGATCCTTCATTTGCTCCTCAAACACTTCTGGATTTTGGTTCTGGCTTAGGAACTGTCGCCTG GGCGTCTCACTCGTGTTGGGACGACTCTTTCAGGGAGATGGTGTGTGTGGACAGCTCTGCAGCGATGAACGTTTTGGCCGAACAACTTCTCAAAG GAGATGATGAAAGAGCTCAACCGCACATCAAACACGTTTATTTCAGACAGTTTCTTCCTGTCTCTCCTAAG GTCCAGTTCGATTTGGTGGTGGCAGCTTTTACCCTGTCAGAGCTTCCCAACGTGAACGACCGGGCGGACGCCATGACGACGCTCTGGAGGAAGACGAACTCCTACCTG gtcCTGGTGGAAAATGGTACCAAAGAGGGCCATCAGATGATGCTGGAGGCCAGAGACGTTTTGCTAACG aaacaggaaaaagtcGTTCATGACCCCAGACCAGCATCAGTGTTTGCACCG TGCCCTCATGAAATGATGTGTCCCAAACTGGCCCAGAAACCCGTCACGCCCTGCAACTTCCACCAGCGCTaccatcctcttcctctgccaGGG aggCATGAGTGTCAGACAGAGAAGTTCAGCTACCTGATCCTGAGTCGAACAGAACCGGCAGAGCCGACACCAGAAGGTCTGGACTGGGGCCGGCTGATCGCGCCGGTTCTGTGCAGAACGCGGCACGTCCACTGCCACGTGTGCCGCTCCGACGGACGGCTGCAGCACATGGTGGTGACGGCACGGAAACACAGCCG agaTATGTACCGCTGCGCGCGGAACAGCGAATGGGGAGATCAGCTGCCGATTGTTGAGAATGTCAAAGAAGAGACGAAGGTCCACAGCGACTCGGAGAGCTGA
- the mettl17 gene encoding methyltransferase-like protein 17, mitochondrial isoform X2, with amino-acid sequence MESVSSAALPQPKVDFLKGELHRKHPGVTNLKTVRLPEHLQLAAQSIIHRVRVPQFVERSQKLTNFLWSRKRAVEDLMLRQKAVSMEKELWEKSVQNIGRDVDEQLLGDRIRKKVLSELRRTTYRWTPLKYDEELSMVYMAARLAGGYAAVRRALNEIKKRDPSFAPQTLLDFGSGLGTVAWASHSCWDDSFREMVCVDSSAAMNVLAEQLLKGDDERAQPHIKHVYFRQFLPVSPKVQFDLVVAAFTLSELPNVNDRADAMTTLWRKTNSYLVLVENGTKEGHQMMLEARDVLLTKQEKVVHDPRPASVFAPCPHEMMCPKLAQKPVTPCNFHQRYHPLPLPGRHECQTEKFSYLILSRTEPAEPTPEGLDWGRLIAPVLCRTRHVHCHVCRSDGRLQHMVVTARKHSRDMYRCARNSEWGDQLPIVENVKEETKVHSDSES; translated from the exons ATGGAG aGTGTGAGTTCAGCAGCTCTTCCTCAGCCTAAGGTCGATTTCCTGAAAGGAGAACTTCACAGAAAGCATCCAGGTGTGACCAACCTGAAGACTGTCCGGCTACCCGAACATCTCCAGCTGGCTGCACAGTCCATCATTCACA GAGTTCGGGTGCCTCAGTTTGTAGAACGTTCTCAAAAGCTCACAAACTTCCTGTGGAGCCGGAAGAGAGCGGTGGAGGATTTGATGCTGAGGCAGAAAGCTGTGAGCATGGAGAAGGAACTGTGGGAGAAATCCGTGCAGAACATCGGAAGAG ATGTCGATGAACAGCTCCTGGGGGATCGCATCAGGAAGAAGGTTTTGTCGGAGCTCAGAAGAACGACGTATCGCTGGACGCCCCTAAA GTACGATGAAGAGCTGAGCATGGTGTACATGGCGGCTCGGCTGGCTGGAGGCTATGCAGCAGTGAGGAGAGCTTTAAATGAG ATAAAGAAGCGAGATCCTTCATTTGCTCCTCAAACACTTCTGGATTTTGGTTCTGGCTTAGGAACTGTCGCCTG GGCGTCTCACTCGTGTTGGGACGACTCTTTCAGGGAGATGGTGTGTGTGGACAGCTCTGCAGCGATGAACGTTTTGGCCGAACAACTTCTCAAAG GAGATGATGAAAGAGCTCAACCGCACATCAAACACGTTTATTTCAGACAGTTTCTTCCTGTCTCTCCTAAG GTCCAGTTCGATTTGGTGGTGGCAGCTTTTACCCTGTCAGAGCTTCCCAACGTGAACGACCGGGCGGACGCCATGACGACGCTCTGGAGGAAGACGAACTCCTACCTG gtcCTGGTGGAAAATGGTACCAAAGAGGGCCATCAGATGATGCTGGAGGCCAGAGACGTTTTGCTAACG aaacaggaaaaagtcGTTCATGACCCCAGACCAGCATCAGTGTTTGCACCG TGCCCTCATGAAATGATGTGTCCCAAACTGGCCCAGAAACCCGTCACGCCCTGCAACTTCCACCAGCGCTaccatcctcttcctctgccaGGG aggCATGAGTGTCAGACAGAGAAGTTCAGCTACCTGATCCTGAGTCGAACAGAACCGGCAGAGCCGACACCAGAAGGTCTGGACTGGGGCCGGCTGATCGCGCCGGTTCTGTGCAGAACGCGGCACGTCCACTGCCACGTGTGCCGCTCCGACGGACGGCTGCAGCACATGGTGGTGACGGCACGGAAACACAGCCG agaTATGTACCGCTGCGCGCGGAACAGCGAATGGGGAGATCAGCTGCCGATTGTTGAGAATGTCAAAGAAGAGACGAAGGTCCACAGCGACTCGGAGAGCTGA
- the sdr39u1 gene encoding epimerase family protein SDR39U1 yields MRVLIGGGSGFVGRELTRLLRDKGHEVTLISRQPGPGRITWKELESHGLPPCDGAVNLAGENVLNPLRWWNESYKKDLFSSRIDTTKALSQAIAASSSPPHSWVLVSGIACYKPSPTTEYTEDSEWTPFDLLSQLVKEWEAAAFLPENAAKTTKQVVIRAGAVLGRDGGAMKQMLLPFWLGLGGTLGSGRQPFPWIHVSDLAGIIARSLEPLRNTEAPPPSPQVYNGVAPAITTNHEFTKELGRILRRPTIFPVPEFVLSAMLGSERAVILTKGQKVIPLKTLESGYQFEYPDLTLALKQIVGS; encoded by the exons ATGAGAGTCTTAATCG GAGGGGGCTCTGGCTTTGTGGGTCGTGAGCTGACACGCCTGCTCAGAGACAAAGGTCACGAGGTCACGTTGATATCCCGTCAGCCTGGTCCAGGAAGGATAACATGG AAAGAACTGGAGTCTCACGGTCTGCCGCCTTGTGATGGTGCCGTCAACTTGGCAGGAGAGAATGTTCTTAACCCCCTTCGATG GTGGAATGAAAGCTATAAAAAGGATTTATTCTCCAGTCGTATTGACACAACTAAAGCTTTGTCTCAAGCCATCGCTGCGTCTTCCAGCCCTCCTCACTCCTGGGTTCTGGTATCCGGTATAG CTTGCTACAAACCCAGTCCCACAACTGAGTACACAGAAGACAGTGAGTGGACGCCCTTTGACCTCCTCTCACAACTCGTCAAAGAGTGGGAGGCTGCAGCGTTTCTTCCTGAGAACGCAGCGAAAACCACCAAACAAGTCGTCATTCGGGCCG GGGCAGTGTTGGGTCGAGATGGCGGTGCTATGAAGCAGATGCTGCTGCCCTTCTGGCTCGGACTCGGAGGTACGTTGGGCTCTGGAAGGCAGCCTTTCCCCTGGATCCACGTCTCGGATCTGGCAGGAATCATCGCTCGCTCTCTGGAGCCCCTAAGGAACACCGAAGCCCCGCCCCCCTCACCACAGGTGTACAACGGAGTTGCACCTGCGATCACCACCAACCACGAGTTCACCAAGGAGCTGGGTCGGATCCTGAGGCGGCCCACGATCTTTCCCGTTCCTGAGTTCGTCTTGAGCGCCATGTTGGGCTCAGAGAGGGCTGTGATCCTCACAAAGGGCCAGAAAGTCATTCCCCTGAAAACACTAGAGTCTGGATATCAGTTCGAGTACCCAGACTTGACCTTAGCTCTGAAACAGATTGTAGGGAGTTAA
- the ltb4r2b gene encoding leukotriene B4 receptor 2b: MTATTTEEDSAVSNDYATAIGTLILTLVFLLGVPGNLFIVWSILARTRKRSITTILILNLACADGFIMALTIFFLIYLAKQTWIFGPVMCKALFYLCNANMYASIFLITLMSVHRMVAVLFPQKLYLISRKVVTRVIMGMWVLVTVISIPSLVFRELEIEPDFSENISRIVCSPNHTWPTHVRFQYSLETVSGFILPYAVIITCYVLTLRRLRQTQFQRRIRSEKLILAIVITFGIFWFPYHVINMVQVAAKWYNKETKTRKILDLIHENCRAVTSTLAFLSSCANPILYTLAGKSYIKKNGLAFMAKLFDGTASSDQTANKQNRTDSAGETNNVLLNNTTTT; the protein is encoded by the exons ATGACAGCTACCACAACGGAGGAAGACAGTGCTGTTAGCAACGACTATGCCACAGCCATCGGCACCCTCATCCTCACCCTGGTTTTCCTCCTGGGCGTCCCCGGTAACCTCTTCATCGTCTGGAGCATCCTGGCACGCACCCGTAAACGCTCCATCACCACCATCCTCATCCTCAACCTGGCCTGTGCGGACGGCTTCATCATGGCCCTCACCATCTTCTTCTTAATCTACCTGGCCAAGCAGACGTGGATCTTTGGACCCGTTATGTGCAAAGCCCTCTTCTACTTGTGCAACGCCAACATGTACGCCTCCATCTTCCTGATCACGCTGATGAGCGTACACAGGATGGTGGCGGTGTTGTTTCCCCAGAAACTATACCTGATAAGCAGAAAAGTTGTGACGAGGGTGATCATGGGCATGTGGGTGCTGGTCACGGTGATTTCCATCCCCTCGCTGGTGTTTCGAGAACTGGAAATTGAGCCGGATTTTAGCGAGAATATTTCGCGGATTGTGTGTTCACCCAATCACACCTGGCCCACGCAT GTCCGGTTCCAGTATTCTTTAGAGACAGTTTCAGGATTCATCCTCCCGTATGCAGTCATCATAACCTGCTACGTCCTCACCCTGAGACGCCTGAGGCAGACCCAGTTCCAGCGAAGGATTCGTAGCGAAAAACTCATCCTCGCTATTGTCATAACATTTGGCATATTTTGGTTTCCATACCATGTAATCAACATGGTGCAG GTTGCAGCTAAGTGGTATAACAAGGAgacaaaaactagaaaaat ATTGGACTTGATTCATGAGAACTGCCGAGCTGTGACCTCGACTTTGGCTTTTCTCAGCAGCTGTGCCAATCCCATCCTTTACACCTTAGCTGGAAAGTCCTACATCAAGAAAAACGGCTTAGCCTTCATGGCTAAGCTCTTCGACGGCACGGCATCATCGGACCAAACTGCAAATAAACAGAATCGCACAGACAGTGCAGGAGAAACGAACAATGTCTTATTAAACAACACCACCACTACATAA